The Mesobacillus jeotgali genome window below encodes:
- a CDS encoding GlsB/YeaQ/YmgE family stress response membrane protein, whose protein sequence is MMSFLWALIIGGIIGWLAGLILGRDIPGGIIGNIIAGFVGAWIGQAILGDWGPVVADFAIIPALIGAIALVFIVSLVMKSMRKAD, encoded by the coding sequence ATGATGAGTTTTCTTTGGGCATTAATTATTGGTGGTATTATTGGATGGTTAGCAGGATTGATCTTGGGCAGAGATATTCCTGGCGGTATTATCGGTAACATCATCGCTGGTTTCGTAGGTGCTTGGATTGGACAAGCAATCTTAGGAGACTGGGGACCTGTAGTTGCTGACTTTGCGATTATTCCGGCATTGATCGGTGCGATTGCATTAGTATTCATCGTCAGCCTTGTAATGAAGAGCATGCGTAAAGCTGACTAA
- a CDS encoding RluA family pseudouridine synthase, which translates to MIHTTKKGEWCELVIPAEWESHTLETLFKDFWKAPKKMVHLFRMEKNVLINGQVPDWTIPLKKSDRLSMKLFTEEEQTVSPEYLNADIIYEDDYLIVFNKPAGMDTHPNVSGQGGTLANAAAFHMLSNGEGNRPRHIHRLDRETTGAVLFAKNPLITAILDKMLEERNIKRTYLALADGIIHQKKGTINKPIGRDRHHPTRRRVSETGQQAITHFKVLDKIKHENLTLVQCSLDTGRTHQIRVHFSSIGHPLAGDALYGGSDTFHRQALHGVKMEFTHPFTQEKIICHAPFIDQPPIFLNIDPYEI; encoded by the coding sequence ATGATACACACTACTAAAAAAGGCGAATGGTGTGAACTCGTCATCCCCGCTGAATGGGAAAGCCACACTCTTGAAACACTTTTCAAGGACTTTTGGAAAGCACCGAAAAAAATGGTCCATCTATTTAGGATGGAAAAGAACGTCCTGATCAACGGCCAAGTTCCAGATTGGACAATCCCCCTCAAAAAGAGTGACCGCTTAAGCATGAAGCTTTTTACTGAAGAAGAGCAGACTGTCAGCCCTGAATACTTGAATGCAGATATCATCTATGAAGATGACTATCTGATTGTCTTCAACAAGCCAGCGGGCATGGATACCCATCCAAATGTAAGCGGCCAGGGCGGTACCCTTGCGAACGCAGCTGCTTTCCATATGCTGTCCAATGGTGAAGGCAACCGGCCGCGACATATCCACAGGCTTGACCGCGAGACAACTGGTGCCGTACTTTTTGCCAAAAATCCGCTCATTACAGCCATTCTTGATAAAATGCTGGAGGAACGGAATATCAAAAGAACCTATTTGGCTTTAGCCGACGGAATCATCCATCAGAAAAAAGGGACAATCAATAAACCAATCGGCCGGGACCGTCATCACCCAACCAGAAGAAGAGTATCGGAGACAGGCCAGCAGGCCATCACTCACTTCAAAGTATTGGACAAAATAAAGCATGAAAACCTTACGCTTGTACAATGTTCACTCGACACCGGCAGGACTCACCAAATTCGTGTGCACTTCAGCTCAATTGGGCACCCGCTTGCTGGAGATGCACTATACGGCGGAAGCGATACATTTCACAGGCAAGCACTGCATGGTGTGAAAATGGAATTCACCCACCCGTTCACACAGGAAAAAATAATATGCCACGCACCTTTTATCGACCAACCGCCCATATTTCTTAACATCGATCCTTATGAGATTTAA
- a CDS encoding YhcU family protein, with translation MKIVFASTPGQEEKVVELAKYFYTDIFPLYFTDEDIHEFERLEVLHTRPEQFERFSTLGDAFQVITSMQTLISILESGHIPEKYQSMFRKNVQTLTDYGICFPFNYSQFSDSRHVHLDYISTYTKAANRLLL, from the coding sequence TTGAAAATTGTATTTGCGTCTACACCCGGACAAGAAGAGAAAGTAGTAGAACTGGCAAAGTATTTTTACACTGATATTTTTCCATTATACTTTACGGACGAAGATATTCATGAATTTGAAAGGCTTGAAGTATTACATACGAGACCCGAACAGTTCGAGAGATTCAGTACACTTGGCGATGCATTCCAGGTGATCACGAGCATGCAGACATTGATCTCTATTCTGGAGTCTGGCCATATTCCTGAAAAATATCAGTCGATGTTCCGTAAAAATGTCCAGACATTGACAGACTACGGAATTTGTTTCCCGTTTAATTACAGTCAATTCTCTGATTCGAGGCATGTTCATCTTGATTATATCAGTACTTACACAAAAGCCGCCAATAGACTGCTGTTATAA
- a CDS encoding thioredoxin family protein: MKKVIIFLVIIIGLFAALFFLNKAQNEEQAEGNPYGKDTLHPETVKQLDDPNYQNIVLPDELDKKLENGEDVTVYFYSPTCPHCVRTTPIVAPLAQEMDVDLIQYNLLEFEQGWNDYGIESTPTIVQYKDGKEVNRIVGYQEEATFEDWFNENTLK; the protein is encoded by the coding sequence TTGAAAAAGGTCATTATTTTTCTAGTAATCATCATTGGTTTATTTGCAGCATTATTTTTCCTGAATAAAGCACAAAACGAGGAACAAGCCGAAGGAAATCCATACGGCAAGGACACGCTTCACCCAGAGACGGTCAAACAGCTGGATGACCCAAACTATCAAAACATCGTCCTGCCTGATGAGCTGGATAAGAAGCTTGAAAACGGCGAGGATGTTACGGTTTACTTTTACAGTCCAACATGCCCTCACTGTGTCCGTACCACACCAATTGTGGCACCACTAGCACAGGAGATGGATGTGGATCTTATTCAATACAATCTTCTTGAATTCGAACAGGGCTGGAATGACTACGGAATCGAATCAACTCCAACCATCGTCCAGTACAAGGATGGAAAAGAAGTCAACCGAATCGTCGGCTATCAGGAGGAAGCAACTTTCGAAGATTGGTTCAACGAGAACACATTGAAGTAA
- a CDS encoding disulfide oxidoreductase, whose amino-acid sequence MEKTKKDSRESFLFAAWATSIIAMFGSLYFSEIRQYEPCLLCWYQRILMYPFALILGIAVVKKDYKISFYTMIMSAVGGLISLYHYSLQKVPFMADNAVTCGRVPCTGQYINWLGFITIPFLALTAFIIIFTLSLLIWQKSKEEA is encoded by the coding sequence TTGGAAAAGACGAAAAAAGATTCGAGGGAGTCGTTTTTATTTGCGGCTTGGGCTACATCGATCATTGCCATGTTCGGCAGTTTGTATTTCTCGGAAATCCGACAGTATGAGCCCTGCCTGTTATGCTGGTACCAGCGAATCCTGATGTATCCTTTTGCCTTGATACTCGGAATCGCTGTTGTAAAAAAAGATTATAAAATCTCCTTTTATACGATGATTATGTCGGCTGTAGGCGGATTGATTTCCCTCTACCATTATTCATTGCAGAAGGTGCCATTCATGGCCGACAATGCTGTTACTTGCGGCCGGGTGCCTTGTACTGGCCAATATATCAACTGGCTTGGTTTTATCACGATCCCATTCCTGGCTTTAACTGCATTTATCATCATTTTTACATTAAGCCTGTTGATCTGGCAGAAATCTAAGGAGGAAGCGTAA
- a CDS encoding bifunctional GNAT family N-acetyltransferase/carbon-nitrogen hydrolase family protein has protein sequence MSELDLSKFEKRMIIRNTRQEDIDEIIKMQNSCFPGMDPWKRDQLESHLEIFPEGQFVAEYDGKVVGSCSSLIINFDEYDDRHSWDDVTDEGYITNHNHDGYNLYGIEVMTHPEFRRMKVGYRLYEARKDLARQMNLKSIIIGGRIPNYHLHAEEMSPREYVRQVASHKIYDPVLSFQLRNDFTLMRINPNYLPDDLQSNKYATLMEWNNVDYQPKSKRFYKTSNPVRICVVQYMMRQIKSFDDFAHQCEYFTDVASDAGSDFAVFPEIFTTQLMSFMDEKSPSLAVRRVTEYTEQYIELFTDLAVRYNVNIIGGSHLVKEDDDEIYNISYLFRRDGTIDKQYKLHITPNERRWWGISRGDELKVFDTDCGKIAIQICYDIEFPELARIATDRGAKIIFTPFCTEDRQGYLRVRYCAQARAVENQVYTVISGTVGNLPQTENMDIQYAQSGIFAPSDFEFARDGIVGETNPNIEMVMIGDVDLEILRRQRQDGTVRQLKDRRHDIYRIQYKK, from the coding sequence ATGAGTGAATTGGATTTGTCCAAATTTGAAAAAAGAATGATCATCCGCAACACGAGGCAAGAGGATATTGATGAAATCATCAAAATGCAGAACAGCTGCTTTCCTGGGATGGACCCATGGAAGCGGGACCAGCTGGAGAGCCATCTTGAAATCTTCCCTGAAGGCCAATTTGTCGCTGAATATGATGGGAAAGTGGTAGGTTCTTGTTCGAGCCTGATTATAAACTTTGATGAATACGATGACCGCCATAGCTGGGATGATGTCACAGATGAAGGATACATCACGAACCATAATCATGATGGCTACAATTTATATGGAATTGAAGTGATGACCCATCCTGAATTCAGGAGAATGAAGGTTGGTTACCGGTTATACGAAGCGAGGAAGGATCTTGCGAGGCAGATGAACCTGAAGAGTATCATCATTGGCGGAAGAATTCCGAATTACCACTTGCACGCTGAGGAAATGTCGCCTCGTGAATATGTGCGGCAGGTCGCATCGCATAAAATCTATGATCCCGTACTCTCATTCCAGCTGAGGAACGATTTTACACTAATGAGGATCAATCCAAACTATCTTCCGGATGATCTTCAGTCCAACAAGTATGCTACCTTGATGGAATGGAATAATGTCGACTATCAGCCAAAGTCAAAGCGTTTTTATAAAACAAGCAATCCTGTACGGATATGCGTTGTCCAGTATATGATGAGACAAATCAAGTCATTTGATGATTTTGCTCATCAGTGTGAATACTTTACGGATGTCGCATCGGATGCTGGATCTGATTTTGCCGTGTTCCCGGAAATCTTCACGACCCAGCTGATGTCCTTCATGGATGAGAAGTCCCCATCGCTCGCAGTCCGCAGGGTGACAGAATATACAGAGCAGTACATCGAGCTCTTCACCGACCTGGCTGTCCGCTACAATGTGAACATCATCGGTGGTTCTCATTTGGTAAAAGAAGATGATGATGAGATTTACAATATTTCCTATCTATTCCGCCGCGATGGTACAATCGATAAGCAATATAAGCTCCATATCACGCCAAATGAGCGCAGGTGGTGGGGCATCAGCCGCGGCGATGAGCTGAAGGTGTTCGATACTGACTGTGGCAAAATCGCTATCCAAATTTGTTATGATATCGAGTTCCCTGAGCTTGCAAGGATTGCCACGGATAGGGGAGCCAAAATCATTTTCACGCCATTCTGTACCGAAGATCGCCAGGGTTATCTGCGGGTGCGATATTGTGCCCAGGCAAGAGCGGTCGAGAACCAGGTATACACAGTCATTTCAGGTACTGTCGGCAACCTGCCGCAAACAGAGAACATGGATATCCAGTATGCACAATCAGGAATCTTCGCGCCATCGGATTTTGAATTCGCGAGGGACGGAATCGTCGGCGAAACAAACCCGAACATTGAAATGGTCATGATCGGGGATGTCGACCTGGAAATCCTGCGCCGCCAGCGCCAGGACGGTACAGTCCGCCAGCTGAAAGACCGCAGACATGATATTTATCGTATACAGTATAAGAAGTAG